From the genome of Populus trichocarpa isolate Nisqually-1 chromosome 15, P.trichocarpa_v4.1, whole genome shotgun sequence, one region includes:
- the LOC18105717 gene encoding uncharacterized protein LOC18105717: MGCSFSGLNALYDAVNGGGDVWINENRFRIVRQLGEGGFAYVFLVKEVVNASAPASGGGAVAGGLSKKVKDKSHLSGDGTYAMKKVLIQNNEQLELVREEIHVSSLFNHPNLLPLLDHAIIAVKATQEGSWNHEAYLLFPVHLDGTLLDNSTAMKAKKEFFSTTDVLQIFRQLCAGLKHMHNFDPSYAHNDVKPGNVLLTHRQGKSPLAILMDFGSARPAKRQIRSRSEALQLQEWASEHCSAPFRAPELWDCPSHADIDERTDIWSLGCTLYAIMYGVSPFEYALGESGGSLQLAIVNAQIKWPAGPKPPYPEALHQFVTWMLQPQAAVRPRIDDIIIHVDKLISKFSN; encoded by the exons ATGGGGTGCTCTTTTTCGGGGCTGAATGCATTATACGACGCCGTTAACGGAGGGGGAGATGTGTGGATCAATGAGAACAGATTCAGGATCGTGAGGCAGCTTGGTGAAGGTGGATTTGCCTATGTGTTTTTGGTCAAGGAGGTGGTCAACGCCTCCGCTCCTGCTTCTGGTGGTGGTGCTGTTGCTGGTGGCCTCTCTAAAAAAGTCAAGGACAAATCCCATCTCTCTG GTGATGGAACTTATGCTATGAAGAAAGTTCTTATTCAGAATAATGAGCAGTTGGAGTTGGTGCGGGAAGAGATTCATGTTTCTTCACTATTCAATCACCCCAATCTGCTTCCGCTTCTTGATCATGCTATTATTGCAGTCAAG GCTACTCAAGAAGGATCTTGGAACCATGAAGCCTATTTGTTATTTCCGGTTCACTTGGATGGAACCTTACTGGACAACTCCACTGCTATGAAAGCTAAAAAGGAATTCTTTTCTACCACAGATGTTCTTCAAATATTTCGACAG CTTTGTGCAGGGCTGAAACATATGCACAATTTTGACCCTTCATATGCACACAATGATGTCAAACCTGGTAATGTTCTCCTAACACATAGGCAAGGGAAATCACCTCTTGCTATATTGATGGATTTTGGGAGTGCTCGACCTGCAAAAAGGCAAATTCGATCTCGCTCAGAGGCACTACAGTTGCAg GAATGGGCGTCTGAGCATTGTTCAGCACCTTTCAGAGCTCCTGAGTTGTGGGATTGCCCCAGCCATGCAGACATTGATGAGAGAACTGATATTTGGTCACTAGGATGCACACTATATGCAATAAT GTATGGAGTATCTCCATTTGAATACGCACTTGGAGAGTCTGGAGGAAGCCTTCAATTGGCCATTGTAAATGCACAGATAAAGTGGCCAGCTGGACCCAAACCTCCATACCCAGAAGCTCTTCATCAGTTTGTGACATGGATGCTTCAACCTCAGGCAGCAGTTCGTCCTCGCATTGATGATATCATAATTCATGTTGACAAGCTGATCTCAAAGTTTTCAAATTGA